The genomic stretch CGCATCTACCCGCTGTATTAAGGGGGCGCCATATCCAGAGTGGAAAACAAACCACCTGGTACTGGAGCAGAGTACCGTAGGGTAGAGGCGGTGCCCTGCAGTGGCAGAGACCTTCTCTACGGCAGCTGGAGGACACTACAAAATCCTGAATGCACCGCTAGAATAAATTCCACCCTGTATGTAGTACTGCTGTGTGTGGAATCCTCAGAGCTACATTAGGCTATGTTTAAATGCTGCTGAAGCATCGCAGAAATGTCTGCAACTGAAAATACGTGACCTACACGGTTGTTTCTGCAGCCTGTGCGTAGATTTCTACAAATCCCCGTTCAGATGCTGCTCAGTCCCATCACTGAATACGTTCTCTTGAGCTCAGCCATGTCTATAAAGCTCGTTGACGGGACTCTTCTTCTATAAACTTCAGGTTTCAAAATGCCGATGGAGAACTGAAGTATAAGAGTGACGCGGAGGAGCTGATCCGGCCTGAGAGGAACACGCTGCTTGTCAGCTTCCAGGACCTGGAACAGTTCAACCAGCAGCTGGCCACCACCGTCCAAGAGGAGTTCTACAGGTAAGGCCACCGAAGATGATGGGCATCTGTCGTCCCAGTACGTGCCCAGTGGGCCAGTCACTCATcctgattttttttcctttgcagGGTCTACCCGTATCTGTGCAGAGCGATCCGGGCCTTTGCGAGGGACCACGGAAATGTCCCACAAAACAAGGAGTTCTATCTGGCGTTCCAGGACCTTCCGACCAGACACAAGTGAGAAGCTTTAGTCATCGGGGAACACAAGAGGGAGAAGTAGGGCCCCTGACCAGCCCAGCCTGTAACATGGACGCCCCCCGGTTGTCCTTCTTTAATGTGAATGCCACCAGAGTAGAAATTGATCTATGCAGGTCTTTTTGACAGTTACTTAATACTTGCAACTAGACCTATTGCAGTGTATCTTAGAGTGTGCAGCCAGACTAGCTCATAGACCAGGACCCGGCGTTATCTAGAATATAATGCCGGACGGATCTGCGCTTAGAACCAGGAACACAAGCGCATTCTCTGTTACTTTCTTGCAGCCAGCCGACAAGGTAAAGACTATGACAGTCAGTAGCCTGGACTGTTTAAGCAAGCTCCTGAGTATCAATAAAGGGGTATTAAATCTTATAAAGTAATAGCATTTTGGTAAGGTCTGACCGGTGGTACCCATAATAGTCCTGAGAGTGGAGGAGGTGTAGGGCTGCGTCTCGTTTACGGGTGTTTGGGGTGCATTTGTGCAGGTAAAACTTAAAAGGAGGGGACACAGTGCTGCAGCGTTCATTCTCAAATAAAGTAGTGGTCCCAGAGGTCAGTCATGGGATATCCTAGCAGTATCCCGCAGCTTTATAAAACGGGAATAACCCTTGATTTACTGATTGCCTTCAGCGGCTACCTTGTTGCTGGCCATTGGTTCTCAGTTCCAATAGACTTAGCTGGTGAGagtaaaaggggttctcccatcttGGCAAATGATACCGTTGTTAGTATGTGCCATCAATTGCTGATTGATGGGGTCCAAGCActgggacccccattgatcactaGAATTAAGGGGCACCACTCCAGAGACTGCTGGAACCCCTTGCCCTATTAAGAATGTGCCTTTTCGTGGGGTCTCTGTGGGTGGACATCCAGGTTTAGCAAGCTAAtacatattctagcgatatgcccttcCCTATGCATATGGTTTCTTATAATAATCTGTATGATTGCATGGCTAAAATTTGGTTATCGGTAATGCTAAAATGTCTTCTAATTGATGATATGTTGACAGGATCAGAGAGCTGACCACTCCTCGCATTGGATCTCTGATGAGGATCAGCGGTCAGGTGGTGCGCACTCATCCTGTGCACCCGGAGCTGGTCAGCGGCACCTTCTTGTGTTTGGATTGTCAGACTCTGGTCAGAGATGTGGAGCAGCAGTTCAAGTACACACAGCCCAGTATCTGCAGGAACCCCGTGTGCGCCAACAGGAGGAGGTTCATGCTGGACACCAACAAGTCCAGATTTGTGGATTTCCAAAAGGTAATGTTAAACGCttgtatgttgttcccagcagtAGTGGTCAATCCCTTTATAAACATAGGCCTTAAATAATCGTTTACCTGCTGCAACCTAGATTGGTATATTGTGGCGTATGACagcagactaagggctcatgaacacaaacGTATTTACTTcgggtgcattctgtttccatatgtccgttgcgcaaaaaaaatagaacatgtcctattgttgtccgcattacggacaaggatagggctgttctattagggaccagctgttccgttccgtaaaatacagaatgcacactgacATCTTCCGTATactttgtggatccgtttttgcagaccgcataatacatacagtcatgtgcatgagccctaagcctggTTTTATCTTGTATTTGCAGGTGCGCATCCAAGAAACCCAGGCCGAGCTCCCGCGGGGCAGTATCCCACGCAGCGTGGAAATTATTTTACGTGCAGAAGCCGTTGAGTCATGTCAGGCTGGGGACAGATGTGATTTTACAGGGTGTCTCATTGTTGTGCCTGACGTCTCTCAGCTTGCCACTCCGGGTAAGTTATTTTACGAGCTATCTATCATATGACAGCAGGAATAGCCCGGATGTGATCCGTTTACATTAGCAGGCCGCAGCCCAcaactagggaggctcgtccccggcCTGCTAATGGCTGCTCCCcctgtcgccggatgttttgatttgcacgacagggagatgcagcggcatgtgccggggagcaggtaagtatgatttatacgaggggcccgggcattggggagGGGTTATTATAggggttagataacccctttaagatattgcATTCTTATAATTCACTAGaactaataaacaaaaaaaaagtatattagtgATCTCATTACAAGTGATCCTCATTTTATTAAAGTATTAAATTTGTCGCATGAGAAAAGCTTCAGCAGCGATCGACCTGCACATTCCTGATAATCGGATCAGTTGAACGATAAATTTGCAGCGCTGCTTTCAGTATTATAATTAACCAGTTGTGTTTCCCACAGGTGTCCGTGGTGAGACCAGTTCCCGGGTGGGTGGAACTGAGGGATACGAAGCTGAAGGGGTCCGTGGTCTTCGCGCCCTCGGAGTTCGAGATTTGTCTTACAGACTTGTTTTCCTTGCTTGCTATGTTGCTCCTACAAATCCCAGGGTGAGAAACACCAAGAGCCATGGGGTGTGGTGTTAGAGGGAGGGTGGCCGGTAGCACCGCTGCAGGAACAAACACAAAATCAGTGGTGTGACCCTTCTTGCTTGCGATCAGGGGACATTCCTGAAGTtgaacccccacccatcagaaagtgatggcatattcTTCTTGCGTTATAGAAAATAGGGTATTACCTGACGTGTAGGGAAGATCTAACTAATGCACAAATCAGTTACGCCATGCAGTCATGTTGTACATGTAACTATTATTGTAGGGGCTATAATATCTAACGTGTGAAGTTGTGCCCATTGGTAAGCTGCCTGACTGGCAGTGTATTGGAGGCCACTGAAATTATCCATATTGTGCCACTAGAAAGTCCTGGTGTGGAGTGATATGTTAATGTCTTAGAGCGAGGGCTAAATCTGCCTTTTGTTTCAGTTTGGTGGCAAAGATCTTCATGAAGAAGACATGACTGCTGAGAGCATCAAGAACCAGATGTCTGCAAAGGAATGGGAGAAGGTGTTTGAAATGAGCCAAGACAAAAACCTGTACCACAACCTGTGCACCAGCCTCTTCCCCACCGTGCATGGTGAGCGGGTGCCTCAGTGCGTTTtctggaggattggtgttcttacATGAATAAAATCTCAATCCTATTTCATCCATCCCTGGTGTAGGCAACGACGAGGTGAAGAGAGGCATCTTACTTATGCTGTTTGGTGGTGTTCCCAAGACCACCATGGAGGGCACATCACTGCGTGGTGACATTAATGTGTGTGTTGTCGGAGATCCGAGTACAGCCAAGAGTCAGTTCCTCAAGTGAGTATCCTTCAGAAATCACTGCTAATCCTTGACTTGTCTGCCCCCTATACTGGGAAAGCTTCTGACAACCAATATGGTTTATCGCACAGTTATCATAGATAAGTATGCAGTGATGTATACGTTTACAGGTATTCTGATTACGAAAGCAAGAATCTCCTGCTGCAATAAACCAGTAATCTATAGGGGGTAAACTACTGGATACAGCATGGCAATAAATGCGAACCTTGTTCTGTCAATATGTGCTGCAGATAACCGCCTGTTTTGTAATGGGTCTTGCGGTATGTAATACCAAAATGACATTGACGACCTTGCCTGTTAATGATCTGTAATTgtatctcacacattggtggcatatccctaGTATATGCTACCAATGTCAGGTAGGTGCGCTTCCCACATCTGGggcctgcacctatctctagaacggggcccccaaagtgaacgagGGGCGCATCGCACAAGCACGGCCGCCCTACATTCCCTTCTATGGGTACAAACTCccgtagaggtgaatggagaggtggctgcgcttgcactGAGcgctttccattcacttctatgggacttccggaaatagacagattttttttcagaactgccatagaagtgaatggatagCACACAATGGGGAGTTTGGCTATctttggcactcccatagaagggaattgatggtggccgtgcttgctcagtgagcccTCATTCACtttggtgggacctgcacctatttgaaattggtggcatgtcctagcgatatgccacgtGTCAGATGATCTAACGCAATAAATCTCCAGCACCGTGGGTCCTATTGATGGGAGGTTAGCAATTGGACAGTGGTCATTTTTAGCtgtcttaggccgaatgcacacggccgtgaaacgcagccgtgtgcattcggccttaagttGACAGGGAATGGCTTTTGATAACCCTATGCAACATTAAAAAAATACTCAATGTAGATGTTTGTATTTCCACCAGGCATGTTGAGGAGTTCAGTCCCCGGGCAGTGTACACCAGCGGGAAGGCCTCCAGTGCTGCCGGTCTGACTGCGGCCGTAGTGAGGGACGAGGAGTCTCATGAGTTTGTGATAGAGGCCGGAGCGTTGATGCTGGCCGACAATGTGAGTGCTGTGGATTTGTTTCTTCCCTCTACTAGTTTCAAACCAGTTCAGAATAAACGTAGTAAAATTCCATTATTCCGACATCCTCTGGTAGTTTGAAAATCGGACACTTTTGTCTGTTCCCAAACGATACTGGTTTATGACAATTTCACTGTAGTTCCACTTTTGAATATTATTGCACTGTACAGTGTACATATAGATTCTGGCTACGTGCACTCAGTCGCAGGTGGAAGCCACCGAAAAGCTGGGAGTAATTTACGTTTCCTGGTTTTCTAGCTTTACCTAGCCCTGAACCAGAAAACATatctgtaacttttttttatgattCATCTGTTCACTTATACTTTCAGGGTGTCTGTTGTATTGATGAGTTTGACAAGATGGACCTCAAGGACCAAGTTGCGATTCATGAAGCCATGGAACAGCAAACTATTTCCATCACCAAAGCCGGTGTGAAGGTAAACGTCCTGACCCTCGGCTCAGACATCCATTAAAGCCTGCTGTAAGTTATTACTCTGacctatcatttttatttacatcAGGCCACACTCAATGCAAGGACATCCATCTTGGCGGCTGCAAATCCCGTCAGCGGTCGTTACGACCGGTCCAAGTCCCTGAAGCAGAATGTAAACCTGTCTGCTCCGATCATGTCCCGATTTGACCTTTTCTTCATCCTAGTTGACGAATGTAATGAGGTAACTAATCCTAGGTAACAAGATTTTGCCACGCATTTGGCAGTTTATTGGAAATCCCATGTACTTCAGTTTCTCacaattttcaagatctctgctcgcTTTCAGTGAACAGAAACCTTGGATGAATAAGGGCAAACATCTTAAAAATGGTGAGAAAATGGATTCACATTTTGATGGAAGGTTTCTTTATATGCAAAGATTAAAGAGGTTTTATCACCTCAGATATTGGTgaaatatcactaggatatgccaccaatgtctcatgTGCGGAtactacctctgggacccacacatcTCTAGAACCGGGCCCCAAGGTAAACGAGAGCACACAGTGCAAGTGCTCAGTCAACCTCTATACCCAAACTTTTTTGgaaatcccatagaaattaatggagggcacaTGCGCAGCTGTCCTCAGTTCCCTTCAGGGTTCCTGTCCTGGAGAAGGGTGCGCACCTATGTGACATTGGTCTCCTGCTTTCTGTATGCCCTAGTAAGCAATATGGGAACCAAATGTTTGGCGACTTCTCTCTACCTTGACTTTTTGAAGTATAATTCCATGCTGTTCTTCAGGTGACGGATTACGCCATTGCTCGGCGTATTGTCGATCTCCACGCTAGGATTGACGAGTCTATCGACAGAGTCTACACCCTTGATGAAGTCCGCAGATATCTGCTCTTTGCCCGCCAGTTCAAGCCCAAAGTAAGTTTCTCAAAAAATAAGTTGGCACctatttgttgtgtttttttcattCTTGCTTTTAGCTTACCGGGTTCTCTCTTTTTCTTACAAGATCTCCAAAGATTCTGAGAATTTCATAGTGGAACAGTACAAACGTCTGCGtcagagagatggatccggtgtcACCAAATCTGCGTGGAGGATTACCGTTCGACAGCTGGAGAGCATGATCCGTCTGTCTGAGGCAATGGCGAGGATGCACTGCAGCGATGAGGTGAGAATTCACTTCACATTCTAACAAGAGATAATTCCTTTCTATATGGCCGTCCACTACTTGATGTGCCGCTAACCAGAACAGCGAGCTCATAGGAGTGACTTCCGCTCATGCTATTGATGCAGCCATCTGTTACATGGTCGCTTATTCATTAAACGGGTGCAGCAGCAATACGTGATTATCAAGTCTGCTCTCATGTGAGCAGGGGTTGTCCTGATGGGACCAGCATTTTTAATACTTAAAGGCTATAGATGCCTTCAGGGACACTtagttatgattgcattttactcattttaggcccaattttttttttttcaatgggtaAAAAATATTCTGGCATTTCTGATATACAAGGgctaaaaatcagtctgtttgcaagctggctttctgttttctttgaatcccttCATCTGACGGCTCATGTCTAGCTTTTATCTCTGATCTCTTGAGCTCATAAATACTTACTTATATTTTCATCAGTTTGATAAGATTTTTGCTGTGAGTGTTTGAGGTCAGGAGATAAGAGCTACATGTGAGCTGTCAGATGACAAGATTCATAGAAAGGGACAGCTTGCAAATAGACAGATTttttaatccctttttttttaaccacatttttaataaaggccaattcaaAAAAGGATTTTTCGCCCCGAATAGGTGAAATGCAATCACAAAAAATATCCTGAAGGTGTCCATTCACTTTAGGTGAAACTAAGCCATAATGATCTGTTATCAGAATTGCTCCCTTGAGGTCTGCGTGATAGAAGAGCAGAATGGGGGAGATCAGACTCCTTGGCATTTCCTTAGAAAGTGGTCCGTAGAGTAGCTGGCAGACGTAGTCAGGAAAACGGAAGGCTTTCATGTGCTATAATGTCCAGCTGTAGTGTTATTCATCATGTACACACATAAGTTGCCTGAGACAACAGGTACACTTTAGATCGCCCTTCCATAATAATTATAGCACACCATCACCACCCACTGTGTAACTGAAGGTATCATGCATGTCTGGATATCCTTTCACCTCAGGTACATCCAAAACACGTAAAAGAAGCTTTCCGGTTATTGAACAAGTCTATCATCCGGGTCGAGACTCCAGATGTGAACTTGGATCAGGACGAAGAAATGGAGGAGGAACCTCAAGAAGCCGTGAACGGTGGGATCTTTGCTCCTTGTTTTGTGCAAGTGTTGACTTGAGGTCTGCCCTTTACTAAATGGCTTTTGTGTCTTCAGGTGATGCCGGAATACCTAACGGCCACGTGAATGGAATAAATGGCCACACAGAAAGCGAACCCAAGGAGGCAGAGCCTAAACCTTCCCTGCGTCTCAGCTTTACAGAATACAAGCGGATCTCCAACCTGCTGGTTCTGCAGCTGAGGAAGATGGAAGGTCAGTTTCCCCCACCCTTCCTCTAAtgcagggatcggcaacctttgTCGCTCCAgctactgtgaaactacaactcccagcatgcacacctactcggctgttcttgtaactcccatagaagtgaaaggaggattctgagagttgtaatttcagaacagctggagcgccggaggctgctgatccctgctctaatgTGCATCCAGCCGACTACTGGAGCGCTCAGGAGTTAATTTACTTCTCTATACAGATGAGGATGAATCTACCCAGAAGAAAAGTGAACTCATTAACTGGTACCTGAAGGAGATTGAATCAGAAATTGACTCTGAAGAAGAACTCGTTAACCGCAAGCAAATCATTGAGAAAGTCATTCATAGGCTCGTCCATTATGTGAGTAGCTCCGATTTTATAATTTACTTGGACCGATAAAACTCTTTAATGAGCTCCAAAAAGAAGATCTGACTCTTGTCATGGAGCGAAAAGTTACTGAACTTCTGTACTATTTCAGCTGTATCTGTTTTtccgatttattattattattattattataatattttttattttttttcattttctcttcTTGCTTTTCAGGATCAAATCTTGATCGAATTGTCACAGACCAGCCTGAGGGTCTCAGGAGAGGAAGACGCCGCCAAGGATGAGGACCCTTTCTTGGTTGTGAACCCCAACTACATACTGGAGGACTATTAATCCAGGGACTTTCTGTCTAAGGACTTCTGGAACTTTTATCATCAGACTTTTAACATTTGAGACTTTGTTTGAGGATTTCCTATTTGGAATGGACATTACCCATTTTACCAGGGTCTGAGGACACTTTTATACCTTGTCtgcatttcattggtggccaaagCTTGAAAGGAATATTGTATATAGAGATTTCATGACTCTGTAATTTCCGTGTTGGGTATGAGTGCGGCGAGGGTCCTGGGTTTTCTCCGATTTGAAGGAGAAATTTCTATATTTTAGATGATGGGGGGGTTTAAGAAGAGTTTACTGTTATTTCTAGAGCTTTTTATTCCCTGCTGTGAATCTAATGTCAATTTTACTCCTGTTGGAAACATGTTAAAGCCGTCTCTGGGATTAAACATTGATAATCTGTCAGTAGGATAGATCCATGGGGGTCCAACCCTCACGAATGCCTCCGGTGTGCAGAGCAGAGGCAGCCGTGATTTTTATTTTCTTGGGGCGCAGCAGAGAAGATGCTGCTTCATTCTGCTGTTCGGTGTAAAACAACATACATTCTATATATGTAAAAACCAAGAAGATACCTTTAAATGTCTCCATGGTGAACTGTTTCATCTGCATTTGACTTTCTTTTTAATTTTGTTcgtttaaggcctcattcagacggccgtacgctgtccgcaaaaatgcggatcctgtttttttggggacagTTCAGCCTGTCTGTATAAAaatggatagcattcagtatttttgcggacccatagacttcaatggggccatgtcctgattttcacggacaagtataggacatgtttcatttgttttgcggaaccgtggattagaaaagggccccatagaagtgaatcggtcagcatctaatccgcaaaaaaaaaaggattcgcatttttgcagatagcatttggccgtctgaatgagccctaactctgtaAAGTAGTCATTTCATGCTgcgcctttttaaaggggttgtgtagtgcaaaa from Bufo gargarizans isolate SCDJY-AF-19 chromosome 8, ASM1485885v1, whole genome shotgun sequence encodes the following:
- the MCM6 gene encoding DNA replication licensing factor MCM6 translates to MDVSEQNVNAAAAQQVKDEVSEKCQKLFQDFLEEFQNADGELKYKSDAEELIRPERNTLLVSFQDLEQFNQQLATTVQEEFYRVYPYLCRAIRAFARDHGNVPQNKEFYLAFQDLPTRHKIRELTTPRIGSLMRISGQVVRTHPVHPELVSGTFLCLDCQTLVRDVEQQFKYTQPSICRNPVCANRRRFMLDTNKSRFVDFQKVRIQETQAELPRGSIPRSVEIILRAEAVESCQAGDRCDFTGCLIVVPDVSQLATPGVRGETSSRVGGTEGYEAEGVRGLRALGVRDLSYRLVFLACYVAPTNPRFGGKDLHEEDMTAESIKNQMSAKEWEKVFEMSQDKNLYHNLCTSLFPTVHGNDEVKRGILLMLFGGVPKTTMEGTSLRGDINVCVVGDPSTAKSQFLKHVEEFSPRAVYTSGKASSAAGLTAAVVRDEESHEFVIEAGALMLADNGVCCIDEFDKMDLKDQVAIHEAMEQQTISITKAGVKATLNARTSILAAANPVSGRYDRSKSLKQNVNLSAPIMSRFDLFFILVDECNEVTDYAIARRIVDLHARIDESIDRVYTLDEVRRYLLFARQFKPKISKDSENFIVEQYKRLRQRDGSGVTKSAWRITVRQLESMIRLSEAMARMHCSDEVHPKHVKEAFRLLNKSIIRVETPDVNLDQDEEMEEEPQEAVNGDAGIPNGHVNGINGHTESEPKEAEPKPSLRLSFTEYKRISNLLVLQLRKMEDEDESTQKKSELINWYLKEIESEIDSEEELVNRKQIIEKVIHRLVHYDQILIELSQTSLRVSGEEDAAKDEDPFLVVNPNYILEDY